Proteins from one Arthrobacter sp. Soc17.1.1.1 genomic window:
- a CDS encoding glycosyltransferase, which produces MTDPRPIDLSNIHTMSVVIPVYQGEKSLQAVIEELIPYTRGAITKQGNSYVVKEILLVFDHGPDDSAGTIRRLAEKYDCVRPIWLSRNFGQHPATLAGMASSGGDWVVTMDEDGQHDPAAIAELLDVALQDQATLVYADPTNPAPHGPVRNAASRTAKYLAARIFSMQDASKFQSFRLLTGETARSVAAYAGSGVYLDVALGWIASRTSTCPVLLRQEKDRASGYNLRSLLSHFWRMVLSSGTKGLRLVSVIGLLFALAGIALAVYLLVSYALGQGASERGWTSTMIVLLLSTGGTLFSLGIIAEYIGVSVNMAMGKPAYLIVSDPRNGPLGRKELPPVLAPTGEKPR; this is translated from the coding sequence ATGACTGACCCCCGCCCCATAGACCTGAGCAACATCCACACGATGTCTGTGGTGATACCTGTCTATCAGGGCGAGAAGTCGCTTCAAGCGGTTATCGAGGAACTTATCCCCTATACCAGGGGTGCAATAACAAAGCAGGGCAACTCCTACGTCGTGAAGGAAATTCTCCTCGTCTTCGATCACGGCCCTGACGACTCGGCGGGTACTATTCGACGCCTCGCCGAGAAATACGACTGCGTGCGCCCGATCTGGCTGAGTCGTAATTTCGGGCAGCATCCGGCGACCCTGGCGGGGATGGCCTCCTCGGGAGGCGACTGGGTGGTGACGATGGACGAAGACGGACAGCATGACCCAGCTGCCATAGCGGAGTTGCTCGATGTTGCCCTGCAGGACCAGGCAACCCTCGTCTACGCCGATCCGACCAACCCCGCACCGCACGGGCCTGTTCGGAACGCAGCTTCCAGGACTGCGAAATACCTGGCAGCTCGGATCTTCTCGATGCAGGACGCGTCCAAGTTCCAGAGCTTCAGGCTCCTGACGGGGGAGACCGCGCGGTCGGTTGCCGCCTACGCCGGTAGCGGCGTCTACCTGGATGTCGCGCTGGGTTGGATCGCATCTCGTACATCAACCTGCCCGGTGCTCCTGCGGCAGGAGAAGGACAGGGCGTCGGGCTACAACCTCCGCTCCCTTCTCTCCCATTTCTGGCGCATGGTCCTCTCCAGCGGCACCAAGGGCCTCCGCCTGGTGAGTGTGATCGGTCTTCTCTTCGCGCTCGCGGGGATTGCTCTGGCTGTGTATCTGCTGGTTTCGTACGCGCTCGGACAGGGTGCATCGGAACGGGGATGGACCTCGACGATGATCGTGTTGCTGCTGAGCACCGGAGGAACCCTCTTCTCGCTCGGCATCATCGCTGAGTACATCGGAGTCAGTGTCAACATGGCGATGGGCAAACCCGCGTACCTCATCGTGTCGGACCCGCGAAACGGCCCGCTCGGCAGGAAAGAGCTTCCCCCAGTGCTCGCACCGACGGGCGAAAAGCCGAGATGA
- a CDS encoding GtrA family protein, with translation MKQRRAQETGSSPDAAITPARGVPTGAPGPLMRIVKDQRILFLLVGGLNTAFSTGLFIGLALYFTDAPSSLLLTVSWATSLLAVFFVYRRLVFRVVGHLLRDFSRFVVVNLSSLVINIVLLFLVSDVLGFPRIPSQIAITFVSVAVSYFGHKYFSFRRSGREQGRTTEGARRHG, from the coding sequence ATGAAGCAGCGGCGAGCACAGGAGACCGGTTCCAGCCCTGATGCGGCGATCACTCCTGCACGCGGAGTCCCGACAGGCGCGCCGGGCCCGCTGATGAGGATCGTGAAGGATCAGCGGATCCTGTTCCTCCTGGTAGGCGGCCTCAACACGGCGTTCAGTACCGGTTTGTTCATCGGCCTCGCCCTGTACTTCACCGACGCGCCGTCCTCGTTGCTGCTGACGGTCTCCTGGGCGACATCGCTCCTGGCGGTGTTCTTCGTGTACCGACGCCTCGTCTTCCGGGTCGTGGGACACCTCCTGCGCGACTTCTCCCGATTCGTGGTGGTCAACCTCTCGTCCCTGGTCATCAACATCGTCCTCCTGTTCCTCGTCTCGGACGTACTGGGATTCCCCCGGATACCGTCGCAGATCGCGATCACCTTCGTCTCCGTTGCGGTCAGCTACTTCGGGCACAAGTACTTCTCGTTCCGGCGGTCGGGACGCGAGCAGGGCCGAACTACTGAAGGAGCACGCCGCCATGGCTGA
- a CDS encoding NAD-dependent epimerase/dehydratase family protein — protein sequence MTLGTIDAPDAVWVVGAGGLLGQGVVRRCAALSIPVFRTSIPWDRPDDAVASLAVAAQHWLKGTRRRWTIIWCAGAGVTSTSGEALETELDVLRRTLATVAHEVRDRDLEGRFFLASSAGGLYAGAEGPPFDETTEPQPLAPYGHAKLRAESLVRQFCQDTSSKGVIGRFSNLYGPGQNLNKAQGLISVLVKSVVTGLPVKLYVSLDTLRDYLYVDDAAKLVLDALDRVDRPDVPAGSSTVKVMASQRADSISALVGVTKTVLKRRALLTLGASPYAKAQALDLRMRSVVWSEIDRFSKTPLPVGINTTALDMRARYMSGALSDMAGMSENGK from the coding sequence ATGACGCTCGGTACCATCGATGCGCCCGACGCGGTCTGGGTCGTCGGGGCCGGAGGCTTGCTGGGGCAGGGCGTCGTGCGGAGGTGCGCGGCGCTGTCCATCCCGGTCTTCCGCACGAGCATCCCGTGGGATCGCCCCGACGACGCCGTCGCATCTCTCGCTGTCGCCGCGCAGCATTGGCTGAAGGGGACACGTCGGCGATGGACGATCATCTGGTGTGCGGGAGCCGGGGTCACGAGCACTTCGGGTGAGGCACTCGAGACAGAACTGGACGTCCTGAGAAGGACCCTCGCTACCGTCGCACACGAGGTCCGAGACAGGGACCTGGAGGGCCGGTTCTTCCTGGCATCCTCGGCCGGCGGCCTGTATGCCGGCGCCGAAGGTCCGCCTTTCGATGAAACCACCGAACCGCAGCCCCTGGCGCCTTACGGGCACGCCAAGTTGCGCGCGGAGTCCTTGGTGCGTCAGTTCTGCCAGGACACGTCCAGCAAAGGGGTGATCGGACGGTTCAGCAATCTCTACGGGCCGGGACAGAACCTGAACAAGGCACAGGGCCTCATCAGCGTGTTGGTGAAGTCCGTCGTGACAGGTCTGCCAGTGAAGCTCTACGTGTCACTCGACACCCTGAGGGATTATCTCTACGTCGATGATGCTGCGAAACTGGTTCTGGACGCGCTGGATCGGGTGGACCGCCCCGACGTACCGGCGGGGAGTTCCACTGTGAAAGTCATGGCATCCCAGAGAGCCGACTCGATCAGCGCACTCGTCGGAGTGACGAAGACGGTCCTGAAGCGGCGCGCGCTGCTCACCCTGGGAGCGTCGCCGTACGCGAAGGCACAAGCACTGGACCTGCGCATGAGATCGGTGGTCTGGAGCGAAATCGACAGGTTCAGCAAGACTCCACTCCCGGTGGGGATCAATACGACTGCACTGGATATGAGGGCGAGGTACATGAGCGGAGCGCTGTCGGACATGGCCGGAATGAGCGAGAACGGCAAATGA
- a CDS encoding glycosyltransferase family 2 protein: protein MAEPLVSIVIPAYNNEQYIAETLRSALSQDYAHYEVVVADHSSIDATAEIIAGFAGDPRLRILTPTPEGGGALANWNRVSQAAKGEYLKLVCGDDLIEPDALTLQVQALLDHPSAVLVSSQRRLIDADGKVFLRRRGLQGLEGLTKGEDAVRATVRAGTNVFGEPACSLIRRKTLEDVGWWDNTHPYLIDEATLVAICGRGDVVALKSVLASFRVSGGQWSFRLAASQSEQVRGFHRQLLMKGDFPLRRSDVLIGDARAIVTAYARKLAYLRLRNRMGHSAVVESTV, encoded by the coding sequence ATGGCTGAACCTCTCGTTTCGATTGTCATCCCCGCCTACAACAATGAGCAGTACATCGCTGAGACTCTGCGCTCTGCGCTGTCCCAGGACTACGCCCACTACGAGGTGGTTGTGGCGGATCACTCGTCCATCGACGCGACGGCAGAGATCATCGCAGGCTTCGCCGGTGATCCCCGCCTGAGGATCCTCACGCCGACTCCGGAGGGGGGAGGGGCGCTGGCCAACTGGAACAGGGTGAGTCAAGCAGCCAAGGGCGAGTACCTCAAGCTTGTCTGCGGTGACGACCTGATCGAGCCCGATGCGCTCACCCTGCAGGTCCAGGCGTTACTCGATCACCCTTCGGCCGTCCTGGTCTCGAGCCAGCGCCGACTCATCGACGCCGACGGGAAGGTTTTTCTCCGTCGGCGGGGTCTACAGGGTCTGGAGGGCCTGACCAAGGGGGAAGATGCAGTCCGTGCCACGGTGCGGGCTGGGACCAATGTCTTCGGGGAGCCTGCATGCTCCCTGATCCGTCGGAAGACATTGGAGGATGTCGGGTGGTGGGACAACACCCACCCCTACCTCATCGACGAGGCGACGCTGGTAGCGATCTGCGGTCGAGGGGATGTCGTCGCGCTGAAGTCCGTCCTGGCTTCGTTCAGGGTCAGCGGAGGGCAATGGAGCTTCAGGCTCGCTGCCTCCCAATCGGAGCAGGTCAGGGGCTTCCATCGTCAACTACTGATGAAGGGTGACTTTCCCCTTCGACGGTCGGACGTCCTGATCGGTGACGCCAGGGCGATCGTCACGGCGTACGCCCGGAAGCTGGCCTACCTCCGCCTGAGGAACCGTATGGGCCACAGTGCCGTGGTCGAGAGTACGGTCTGA